Within the Candidatus Dependentiae bacterium genome, the region ATCAATACTCATGCTCATTTAGATAAGAGTGACCCTCAATCAAATCTATTTTTATCACCAGCTTTACATCAAGCTACAGAAAAAGGTAATCTAATTGCCGTTAATACTCTGCTTGATGCTGGAGCCGTTTTAGCTCCATCTAAAGAGGAAGTAGGGTACTATAAGCCAAATAGCTTGCTTGGAAAAGCTGTTTGTGGAGGATATATAGATTTAGTAAAACTATTTCTTAATAAGTCTGCTAATCAAAATAACTGTTCTACTTTTAGTGATATAATTCAAGTTCAAGAGGAGCCTTTACTGCATTGGGCTGTTGGCATTGGTAATGCTGGTATAGTTGAATTGCTTTTAAAAGCAGGAGTGAGTCCAGATGCTGTATATAGCCAACATTTAAGTTTAGGTGCCGGGTATTCACCAGTAACTTTGCCAGTTGCACCTATTCACATAGCTGCACTGTATGGGTATACAAAAATAGTACACATGCTCCTTAATGAAGGAGTTAATCCTTCAGCTGCTATTAAAATTGATAGCGAAGCTGTGAGGAACTTTCCTTATATTAGGTTTTATGAAGGTAAAACACCATTAGACTTAGCTCATAGGGGCCAAAAAGATGAGAGTGTGCAATTTTTAAAAGAGTATTTAGAGGTAGTAGAGCAAGTTGAAAATAACGCAACTAAAGAGCTTTTAGATCAGATGATTAATAAACCGTATGTAGCTCTGGTGTTGGCTCTATTAATATGTAAATTGCCTTTAAGACCAGAGGAAATTAAGCCCTATTTTAGTCTAGTGAAGAGAAAGTACGAAGATACAGGTGATGATAGTTATAAAGCTATTACAAGAATATTTAAAGAGGCTTATAAGGGAGCTTTAGTGTATACTC harbors:
- a CDS encoding ankyrin repeat domain-containing protein, translated to MKKIIIALLLMPLMVIANKEELDKALLEACKKGNIKQVQQLIKQGASVQATMSRNSHTTMSIAIEGGHRDVVELLLEHGAQVDTADCRNNTALHKAAEHGKTDIVKLLLANGAKVGEAGIFGYTPLHKAAQNGHAAVVELLLEHNASLFLTDHKGVTPFCWAARKNRLAIIKIFLKFLKKNGRNDEETIIEYNNALHEAVKAEAAKKNTPLVKLLIENGAQPSAHDLKTPVVKNNHALLKLLINTHAHLDKSDPQSNLFLSPALHQATEKGNLIAVNTLLDAGAVLAPSKEEVGYYKPNSLLGKAVCGGYIDLVKLFLNKSANQNNCSTFSDIIQVQEEPLLHWAVGIGNAGIVELLLKAGVSPDAVYSQHLSLGAGYSPVTLPVAPIHIAALYGYTKIVHMLLNEGVNPSAAIKIDSEAVRNFPYIRFYEGKTPLDLAHRGQKDESVQFLKEYLEVVEQVENNATKELLDQMINKPYVALVLALLICKLPLRPEEIKPYFSLVKRKYEDTGDDSYKAITRIFKEAYKGALVYT